From Marinoscillum sp. 108, a single genomic window includes:
- a CDS encoding patatin-like phospholipase family protein: MREKFNSFIYSFPVQLVFHHIRRNLALVILWILFIATLGGGIGKIYGIHYLYLDPEYMNKVGFWSFFLVGLAFGNFTMAYHITCYILDSHRFTFVGILERPFAKFSVNNSLIPLIAFVVYVVLIVRFQVNNEFAGATNVIMDLLGLLLGIASMLSVFFIYFRFTNKDIFKYLAGSVDKRLRKAKISRERMMNKLTETRERRYTVHSYLDLKLRVMSCKNLQDFYDKEAVLKVFDQNHFNSVVIELAVIFLILFLGTFMDNPYFQIPAAASSLLLFSFLVMLIGAFSYWLRGWGLAFVFGLFLLVNMLVRWGVIKGEYQARGLSYDSPKVTYSLSKLNAMNSQEVFAADSLRMIEVLENWKAKQDSDQPQMVFLCVSGGGQRAALWAVNALQKIDSTIGSPIMDKTALITGASGGMIGAAYYRELELMRKRKQAIPSEPEQLARMGRDNLNAIIFSLLVNDAFFRVRSYEYAGRKYLKDRGVVFEENLNNNLGRVFDKRLIDYEGPEAEGLIPLMLMSPVIANDGRKLYISPHSVSFMNINNEELRDNDYKIRGVDFNQLFSGHGANDLSFLTALRMSASFPYITPTVSLPSHPPIEIMDAGISDNFGVGDASRFIYVFRKWLEENTSGITLLIIRDTRKNAPIEPRTNSSLVDKLTYPIASVYNNLGNIQDINNESKIEGLSTWLHLPVNVVEIEYNTYTNISEQYLVTSKELERKQLERASLSWHLTTREKQNIIQNIELPNNQKALMKLREILVE; encoded by the coding sequence ATGCGAGAAAAGTTTAACTCATTCATCTATTCCTTTCCTGTACAATTAGTTTTTCATCACATCAGGAGAAATCTCGCCCTGGTCATACTGTGGATCCTCTTTATCGCTACCCTGGGAGGGGGCATTGGTAAGATTTATGGCATCCATTATTTGTATCTGGATCCTGAATACATGAACAAGGTTGGGTTTTGGAGTTTTTTTCTGGTAGGTCTGGCTTTTGGCAACTTTACCATGGCTTACCACATCACCTGTTATATTCTGGACAGCCACCGTTTTACCTTCGTGGGTATACTGGAGCGCCCTTTTGCCAAGTTTTCGGTGAATAACAGCCTGATTCCGCTCATTGCATTCGTGGTATATGTTGTGCTGATCGTCCGGTTTCAGGTGAACAACGAATTTGCCGGAGCCACCAATGTCATCATGGATCTCCTGGGGCTGCTGCTGGGGATTGCCAGCATGCTTTCGGTCTTTTTCATCTACTTCAGGTTTACCAATAAAGACATTTTCAAATACCTGGCCGGGTCTGTGGACAAACGCCTCAGGAAGGCTAAAATCAGCCGGGAGCGGATGATGAACAAGCTCACCGAAACCAGAGAGCGAAGGTATACGGTGCATTCTTACCTGGATCTGAAGCTGAGGGTCATGAGCTGCAAGAATTTGCAGGACTTCTATGATAAAGAAGCCGTTTTAAAGGTTTTTGATCAGAATCACTTCAATTCGGTGGTGATTGAACTGGCGGTGATTTTTCTCATTCTGTTTTTGGGCACCTTCATGGACAATCCCTATTTCCAGATTCCGGCGGCTGCCAGTTCACTTTTGCTTTTTTCCTTTTTGGTGATGCTCATCGGAGCTTTTTCCTACTGGCTGCGAGGTTGGGGCCTGGCTTTTGTTTTTGGCCTGTTTCTGTTGGTGAATATGCTGGTGCGATGGGGTGTGATCAAAGGAGAGTATCAGGCGCGTGGATTGAGCTACGATTCCCCCAAGGTGACGTACTCGCTCAGTAAACTGAATGCGATGAATAGTCAGGAAGTGTTTGCCGCGGATAGTCTCAGGATGATAGAGGTTCTGGAAAATTGGAAAGCAAAACAGGACAGTGATCAACCACAAATGGTGTTTCTGTGTGTGAGTGGCGGCGGGCAGCGGGCTGCTTTGTGGGCGGTGAATGCCCTTCAGAAGATCGATAGTACCATTGGGAGCCCCATCATGGACAAAACTGCGCTGATTACGGGAGCTTCAGGCGGGATGATTGGTGCGGCGTATTACCGTGAGTTGGAGCTGATGCGCAAAAGAAAACAGGCCATTCCTTCAGAACCAGAGCAGCTGGCCAGAATGGGGCGCGACAACCTGAACGCAATTATTTTTTCACTGCTTGTGAATGACGCTTTTTTCAGGGTGAGGTCTTATGAGTACGCCGGAAGAAAGTACCTCAAGGACAGGGGAGTGGTGTTTGAAGAGAACCTCAATAATAATTTGGGTAGGGTCTTTGACAAAAGGCTGATCGACTATGAGGGGCCGGAGGCCGAGGGGCTGATACCACTGATGCTGATGTCACCTGTCATAGCCAATGATGGGCGCAAGCTTTACATTTCCCCTCATTCCGTTTCCTTTATGAACATCAACAATGAGGAGCTACGCGATAACGACTATAAGATCCGTGGAGTAGATTTCAATCAGCTTTTTAGCGGTCATGGAGCCAATGACCTGAGTTTTCTCACGGCACTCAGGATGTCAGCTTCCTTTCCCTACATTACCCCCACCGTGTCCCTTCCCAGCCATCCGCCCATTGAGATCATGGATGCGGGGATTTCCGACAACTTTGGGGTGGGGGATGCCTCACGGTTTATCTATGTTTTCAGAAAATGGCTGGAGGAAAACACCAGTGGGATCACGCTGCTCATCATCCGGGATACCCGTAAAAATGCCCCGATTGAGCCCAGAACCAATTCATCGCTCGTGGACAAGCTGACTTACCCCATTGCCAGTGTTTACAACAACCTGGGGAACATTCAGGACATCAACAATGAATCTAAAATAGAGGGTTTGAGCACCTGGCTGCACCTGCCAGTGAATGTGGTGGAGATCGAGTACAACACCTATACGAACATTAGCGAGCAGTACCTTGTGACCTCAAAGGAGCTGGAACGAAAGCAGCTGGAAAGGGCCTCGCTGAGCTGGCATTTGACCACCAGAGAGAAGCAGAACATCATTCAAAACATCGAGCTACCCAACAATCAGAAGGCATTGATGAAGCTCAGGGAAATACTCGTAGAGTGA
- a CDS encoding DUF6503 family protein: MIKYFGGLFLIVVGCTSPKPDGSDGIAAVPVALQKVLETHGGLDRWKSFQSMEYDMEGEHHQINLSDRKTRVDKEGGGIVAFDGENVWVTDSADLQGARFYYNLFFYFGAMPFVLADPGISYDTVARRQLLGNTYEAIRISYADGVGQSSRDSYILFYDQDSHQMEWLMYESTFHSGKARNEYNLIHYRDWVLVNGLQMPSKIQWHYFDGDSVGGVTGDATFEQIELRESALSDSLFVMPADGLVVP, translated from the coding sequence ATGATAAAATACTTTGGCGGTTTGTTTTTGATTGTTGTGGGTTGCACTTCCCCGAAACCGGATGGGAGCGATGGTATAGCGGCTGTGCCGGTTGCACTTCAGAAGGTGCTAGAAACCCACGGTGGGCTAGACCGGTGGAAAAGCTTTCAGTCCATGGAGTATGATATGGAGGGGGAGCATCATCAAATCAACCTTTCTGACCGAAAGACCAGAGTCGATAAGGAAGGGGGAGGCATTGTTGCATTTGATGGGGAGAATGTTTGGGTGACGGATTCTGCCGATTTGCAGGGCGCCCGGTTTTACTACAACCTGTTTTTTTACTTTGGAGCAATGCCCTTTGTGCTGGCTGATCCCGGCATCAGCTACGATACTGTAGCCAGGAGGCAATTGCTGGGAAATACTTATGAGGCTATCCGGATTTCCTATGCAGACGGTGTGGGGCAGTCATCCAGAGACAGCTATATTTTGTTTTACGATCAGGATAGTCATCAGATGGAATGGCTGATGTATGAATCTACTTTTCACAGCGGCAAGGCGCGCAATGAATACAACCTGATTCATTATCGGGATTGGGTTTTAGTCAACGGGCTCCAGATGCCTTCTAAAATCCAGTGGCACTATTTTGATGGTGATAGCGTGGGCGGAGTGACCGGAGATGCCACCTTTGAGCAAATAGAATTAAGGGAATCTGCATTGAGCGATTCCCTTTTTGTCATGCCTGCGGATGGATTGGTAGTACCTTAG
- a CDS encoding YHYH protein, whose product MSVRDLMKQLAMLLLMGFLTFTVACDESPVDEPDPEEQLEEEEEEEENKEEEEEEEEEEEETKVDISILASKFYHTSAVSVTVTDDHVIISSSDQPDHKSMYYSPNNSLYEDYDEPNNPDFKKNPNSIEIQNFVYTLPRFPEEATNKEATDFGPMGVAVNSVAFYNQNAGPGDDILEELNTFDQYEGHPAQSGDYHYHLEPIWLTETISDDAFLGLLLDGFPVYGPVEGGKRLTNADLDDYHGHISATAEFPDGIYHYHITDELPWINGDGYFGTPGTITK is encoded by the coding sequence ATGAGTGTAAGAGACCTTATGAAACAACTGGCCATGCTGCTCCTGATGGGCTTTTTGACCTTCACTGTGGCTTGTGATGAGTCCCCGGTAGACGAACCTGATCCGGAAGAGCAACTGGAGGAGGAAGAGGAAGAAGAGGAAAATAAAGAAGAGGAAGAAGAGGAGGAAGAGGAGGAGGAAGAAACCAAAGTGGATATCAGCATACTCGCCTCCAAATTTTACCACACCAGCGCTGTGTCGGTTACCGTTACCGACGATCATGTGATTATTTCATCCAGTGATCAGCCGGATCACAAGAGTATGTATTACTCACCCAACAATTCATTGTATGAAGACTATGATGAACCGAATAATCCAGATTTTAAGAAAAACCCGAACAGTATTGAGATTCAAAATTTTGTCTACACGCTGCCCCGATTTCCCGAGGAAGCGACCAATAAAGAAGCGACTGATTTTGGACCCATGGGTGTGGCGGTCAACAGTGTGGCCTTTTATAATCAGAATGCTGGGCCCGGAGATGATATCCTGGAGGAGCTCAATACCTTTGATCAGTATGAGGGTCATCCGGCACAGTCTGGGGATTACCATTACCACTTAGAGCCCATCTGGCTGACCGAGACCATCAGTGATGATGCCTTTCTGGGGCTGTTGTTGGATGGATTTCCCGTGTACGGACCTGTGGAGGGAGGCAAGAGACTGACCAATGCTGACCTGGATGACTACCATGGGCATATTTCGGCAACTGCCGAATTCCCTGATGGCATCTATCATTACCACATCACAGATGAGCTTCCATGGATCAATGGTGATGGCTATTTTGGGACACCCGGCACGATTACCAAGTAA
- a CDS encoding toxin-antitoxin system YwqK family antitoxin, which produces MRVLFLFLLCSLFLALSWYEGGEEHDGAVVGAAEKQIPNTQLVSTHEGLRKDSSGVLLYREVPYSGYLLDLDSEGQVILRQGYFEGRLEGEILAYYASGALRFKRPYRDGQKHGAHMAWYEDGQMKFLYHFDQGKSVGNHKEWYPDGSLFQDLNYQDGRPFGPQKIWRSDGKIRANYVIRENGKRYGLMGIKRCTKIDGEKEEIDPYKGVEN; this is translated from the coding sequence ATGCGAGTACTTTTCCTGTTTCTTTTATGTAGTTTGTTTCTTGCCCTCTCCTGGTACGAAGGGGGTGAGGAGCATGATGGAGCGGTGGTGGGGGCTGCTGAGAAGCAAATCCCCAACACTCAGCTCGTCAGTACGCATGAAGGGCTGCGGAAGGATTCATCCGGTGTGCTACTGTATCGTGAGGTGCCCTATTCCGGTTATCTGCTGGACCTGGACTCGGAAGGCCAGGTGATACTGCGACAGGGGTACTTTGAGGGGAGACTGGAGGGGGAAATACTAGCGTATTACGCCAGCGGAGCCCTCAGGTTCAAAAGACCCTATCGGGATGGCCAAAAACATGGGGCGCATATGGCCTGGTATGAGGATGGACAAATGAAGTTTCTTTATCACTTTGATCAGGGCAAGAGCGTGGGCAATCACAAAGAATGGTACCCCGATGGCAGCCTTTTTCAGGACCTAAACTACCAGGATGGGCGACCGTTTGGTCCTCAGAAAATATGGAGAAGCGATGGTAAGATACGGGCCAACTACGTGATCCGTGAAAATGGGAAGCGCTATGGTTTGATGGGAATTAAAAGATGCACAAAAATAGATGGAGAAAAAGAAGAAATTGACCCTTACAAAGGTGTTGAGAACTAA
- a CDS encoding aspartyl protease family protein, with amino-acid sequence MKTIASLCSLIVCSFAFAQSPITSIPFELFGDHMLIKVSVDNSEPLDFIFDTGSGLTVIDSDVAEGLKLSGKKIKMNEATTTVELIKHNEIEIDGFPMEKNIKVYATDLDHLEISLGRDIDGIVGYDLMHHHTIRINYENKTMDIYEHGKGPKSGDAVPFVLNTSIPTISGKVVLNNKEPHTGTFFIMSGAGTTLDFNSPYAQKYDVIHKTGKHYSYVVKGITEEETLHYEGHVLSLSFGNQVIKDLPIGISQANHGIQASPEVSGIIGNKILSMYNITIDVPSKMLYFEKNANFGQKLSVNCSGIDLQLTPDKKRVLIHQVFEDSPASDAGIKLNDELITINDKSVAEFDLPDIKDLLKKEGETVNLVIKQDGQEKSVSLTLRSLID; translated from the coding sequence ATGAAAACGATCGCCTCTCTTTGTAGTCTCATAGTTTGCTCATTTGCTTTTGCCCAATCCCCCATCACGAGTATTCCTTTTGAATTATTTGGGGACCATATGCTCATCAAGGTGAGCGTAGATAATTCAGAGCCACTGGATTTCATTTTCGACACGGGCTCCGGCCTCACAGTGATAGATAGTGATGTAGCTGAAGGCCTGAAGCTGTCCGGTAAAAAAATCAAAATGAATGAAGCCACCACCACTGTGGAGCTCATCAAGCACAATGAGATCGAGATTGATGGCTTTCCGATGGAGAAAAACATCAAAGTATATGCTACGGATCTTGACCATCTGGAAATCAGCCTTGGAAGGGATATAGACGGCATAGTGGGCTACGACCTGATGCACCACCACACCATCCGCATCAATTATGAGAATAAGACCATGGACATCTACGAGCACGGCAAGGGACCCAAAAGTGGTGATGCTGTACCTTTTGTGCTCAACACCTCTATCCCCACCATCTCCGGAAAGGTGGTTTTGAATAACAAAGAACCACACACCGGCACCTTTTTTATCATGTCTGGTGCAGGCACCACCCTCGACTTTAACTCACCCTATGCGCAAAAATATGATGTGATTCACAAAACCGGAAAACACTACTCCTACGTGGTAAAGGGGATTACCGAAGAAGAGACCCTGCACTATGAAGGTCATGTGCTTTCTCTTTCTTTTGGCAATCAGGTGATCAAGGATTTGCCAATTGGCATCAGCCAGGCCAACCATGGAATACAAGCCAGCCCGGAGGTATCAGGCATCATTGGCAACAAAATCTTAAGCATGTACAACATCACCATCGATGTACCCTCCAAAATGCTCTATTTTGAGAAAAACGCGAACTTCGGACAAAAGCTTTCGGTCAACTGCAGTGGCATAGACCTGCAGCTAACTCCCGACAAAAAGCGTGTGCTTATCCATCAGGTGTTTGAGGACAGCCCGGCATCCGATGCAGGAATCAAACTCAATGACGAATTGATCACCATCAATGATAAGTCTGTAGCTGAATTTGACCTGCCGGACATCAAGGACCTGCTGAAAAAAGAAGGTGAGACTGTGAACCTGGTGATCAAACAAGACGGCCAGGAAAAATCTGTTTCGCTCACCTTGAGGTCACTCATCGACTAA
- a CDS encoding PD40 domain-containing protein: MQKSGLFIGALLMLSITTLAQVQTSKLGVLEATTDVGAPKNTGSTSYNATTQQYTLKGSGTNMWGEKDEFHFAYKKLKGDFILRAHVKLIGEGVDSHRKIGWSVRPTLEGNGTHVSAELHGDGLTSLQSRSEIGGITESLNSTDSFPDVIQLERKAGTYTMSTAQYGKTFTSITLNNVDLGDEVFAGIFVCSHNAEVIEKAVFSNVRIVLPAPDDFTPYRDYIGSNLEVMDIATGQRKILAQFPNSIQAPNWTLDGKTLIYNSEGKLFNFDLATNTSSELYTGFATRNNNDHVLTFDGKTIGISHHSEDDNGQSIIYYLPTKGGDPVRVTPKGPSYFHGWSPDGKELVYTGGRNDVYNIYKISKKGGEETKLTDLTTLDDGPEYSPDGKYIYFNSTRSGKMKIWRMKPDGSEQQQMTFDEYNDWFPHISPDGKSMVIISYPTDIDPADHPFYKRVYLRIMPVEGGEPTVIAYLYGGQGTINVPSWSPDGKKIAFVSNSQL, translated from the coding sequence ATGCAGAAATCCGGACTATTCATAGGTGCTTTACTGATGCTGAGCATCACCACTTTGGCACAAGTGCAAACCTCTAAGCTAGGTGTGCTGGAAGCCACCACCGATGTGGGTGCACCCAAAAACACGGGAAGCACCTCCTATAACGCCACCACGCAGCAATACACCCTCAAAGGCAGTGGCACTAATATGTGGGGCGAAAAAGATGAATTTCATTTTGCTTATAAAAAACTCAAAGGGGACTTTATCCTCCGTGCCCATGTGAAATTGATAGGCGAAGGAGTGGATTCACACCGCAAAATAGGGTGGTCGGTCCGGCCTACGCTGGAAGGCAACGGCACCCATGTGAGTGCTGAGCTCCATGGTGACGGACTCACCTCCCTCCAGAGCCGCAGTGAAATAGGAGGAATTACTGAAAGTCTTAACTCCACAGACAGCTTTCCGGATGTGATCCAGCTAGAGCGAAAAGCAGGGACCTATACCATGTCCACCGCTCAATACGGAAAAACCTTTACCAGTATCACACTCAACAATGTAGACCTGGGTGATGAGGTCTTTGCAGGAATTTTCGTTTGCTCACACAATGCCGAGGTGATTGAAAAAGCTGTTTTCAGCAACGTGCGCATTGTGCTCCCTGCTCCGGATGATTTCACTCCTTACAGAGACTACATTGGTAGCAACCTGGAAGTGATGGACATAGCCACAGGTCAAAGGAAAATCCTGGCGCAATTTCCCAATTCCATACAAGCTCCGAACTGGACACTGGACGGAAAAACCCTCATCTACAACAGCGAAGGCAAACTGTTCAACTTTGACCTGGCCACCAATACCTCCTCGGAGCTTTACACGGGCTTTGCCACCAGAAACAACAATGACCATGTGCTCACTTTTGATGGAAAAACCATTGGCATCAGCCACCACAGCGAGGACGACAATGGGCAGTCGATCATCTATTACCTCCCCACCAAGGGTGGAGACCCGGTGCGCGTGACCCCCAAAGGGCCCTCCTACTTTCATGGTTGGTCGCCCGATGGGAAAGAGCTGGTGTATACCGGTGGCAGAAACGATGTTTACAACATCTACAAAATCTCTAAAAAAGGGGGGGAAGAAACCAAGCTCACCGACCTCACCACCCTGGATGATGGCCCCGAGTACTCCCCAGACGGTAAATACATTTACTTCAACTCTACGCGCTCAGGCAAAATGAAAATCTGGCGCATGAAGCCGGATGGTAGCGAGCAGCAGCAGATGACCTTTGATGAATACAACGACTGGTTTCCGCATATTTCACCAGACGGAAAAAGCATGGTGATCATCTCCTACCCTACAGACATAGACCCTGCGGATCATCCCTTTTATAAACGTGTATACCTCAGGATCATGCCTGTAGAAGGTGGCGAACCAACAGTAATAGCTTACCTCTATGGCGGACAGGGCACCATCAACGTGCCTTCCTGGTCACCAGATGGTAAGAAAATCGCTTTTGTCAGCAATAGTCAGCTCTAA
- a CDS encoding SCO family protein: MEKKKKLTLTKVLRTNLALLSLILAGSACQPTARKEVAEIPLPFFNEATFTPVWVEAGTPDYKTIHTVAPFQFVDQQGDTVTNALTDGKVYVANFFFTLCPSVCPRMSKNLLRVQEAFEASEVLILSHTVMPWADTVERLQVYAELNDIQSDQWHLLTGDKQEIYSLARESYFADEGFGKTVTVEADFLHTEKVILVDQQRRIRGVYNGTIPLEMARMIEDIQTLL; encoded by the coding sequence ATGGAGAAAAAGAAGAAATTGACCCTTACAAAGGTGTTGAGAACTAACCTGGCACTGCTCAGCTTGATCCTGGCGGGATCAGCATGTCAGCCGACAGCCAGGAAGGAAGTAGCGGAAATTCCGCTCCCGTTTTTCAATGAAGCCACTTTTACACCCGTGTGGGTGGAGGCGGGTACGCCTGACTACAAGACCATTCACACCGTTGCTCCTTTTCAGTTTGTAGACCAGCAGGGGGACACGGTGACCAATGCGCTGACCGATGGAAAGGTGTATGTCGCCAATTTCTTTTTCACGCTTTGTCCGAGTGTTTGTCCCCGGATGTCCAAAAACCTCCTGAGGGTACAGGAGGCATTCGAGGCGAGTGAGGTGCTTATCCTTTCGCATACGGTGATGCCCTGGGCGGATACCGTGGAGCGGCTGCAGGTATATGCTGAGCTGAATGACATCCAGAGTGACCAGTGGCACCTGCTGACGGGTGACAAACAGGAGATCTATTCCCTGGCCAGGGAGTCCTACTTCGCTGATGAGGGGTTTGGTAAAACGGTGACCGTGGAGGCTGATTTTTTGCACACCGAGAAGGTTATTTTAGTGGATCAGCAGCGGCGTATCAGAGGGGTCTACAATGGTACCATCCCGCTGGAAATGGCCCGGATGATTGAGGACATCCAAACATTGCTGTAA
- a CDS encoding T9SS type A sorting domain-containing protein has translation MRKVLLLLILMPQVVVSQRNTSFWNVLESKADPQAVHFDIAIDPVSDEIYLATDHGLYKSRPNGDDWQKLSAPTISFFQIRISGQYRYAVAAQGVVYHSQDGGVTWEESQLPDVQEIRDLEVLPNGDVLAATGHMLVKDDVGYFRGNGLFRSADHGATWQKLDIGSFNNRYVVHLAQDSQGNLFASLNEYNSQDGAIIYSPDHGNTWQRIPNPKFNGGDSELLTTNIVQVTSLEVDQRDQLHVSLQGSIGFMATALNLTNSLSGALDQEEWSHLKLTPNGYDWFYNEGYDLFFAENGDIYAPRLGFSFRLSSIFYLDHDERESFERMSLDPVMINDSPYFNFCRFAQRRDGRVFAVQQLDGQVYYTDHSLNPEPVLGVEDPETLQVFIYPNPAQDRLKLVLPETQDTRAVVIYDFTGRMVQHYDHLESQELDLNVSFWPRGLYTIQVLMEDTSKSQKVLLR, from the coding sequence GTGAGAAAAGTCCTCCTGCTGTTGATTTTGATGCCACAAGTGGTGGTGTCCCAGCGAAACACCTCATTTTGGAACGTATTGGAATCCAAAGCCGATCCTCAGGCCGTTCATTTTGATATTGCGATTGATCCGGTCAGCGATGAGATCTATCTGGCCACTGACCATGGGTTATATAAAAGCCGGCCCAATGGGGATGACTGGCAAAAGTTGAGTGCCCCGACTATCTCTTTTTTTCAGATCAGGATTTCCGGACAGTATCGTTATGCGGTAGCTGCACAGGGTGTGGTTTACCATTCGCAAGATGGGGGAGTCACCTGGGAGGAGAGCCAGCTTCCGGATGTGCAGGAGATCAGAGATTTGGAGGTACTGCCCAATGGAGATGTGTTGGCAGCCACTGGTCACATGTTAGTGAAGGATGACGTGGGATATTTTCGGGGCAATGGCCTTTTCAGGTCTGCTGATCATGGCGCCACCTGGCAAAAGTTGGATATTGGGAGTTTCAACAACCGATACGTGGTACATCTGGCACAGGATAGCCAGGGTAATCTTTTCGCCTCGCTCAATGAATATAATTCCCAGGATGGTGCCATTATTTACTCACCGGATCATGGCAATACCTGGCAGAGAATTCCAAATCCAAAATTTAACGGAGGGGATTCTGAGCTGCTCACCACCAATATAGTGCAGGTGACCAGCCTGGAGGTGGATCAGCGTGATCAGCTGCATGTTAGTTTGCAGGGGAGCATTGGCTTTATGGCCACGGCCCTCAACCTGACCAACAGTCTCTCCGGGGCACTGGATCAGGAAGAATGGTCGCACCTGAAGCTTACTCCCAATGGGTACGATTGGTTTTACAATGAGGGCTATGACCTGTTCTTTGCTGAAAATGGGGACATTTATGCGCCCAGGCTGGGATTTTCCTTTCGGTTGTCCAGCATTTTCTACCTGGATCATGATGAGCGGGAGAGCTTTGAGCGAATGTCGCTGGATCCGGTGATGATCAATGACTCCCCCTATTTCAACTTTTGCCGGTTTGCTCAGCGCAGAGATGGGCGGGTGTTTGCCGTACAGCAACTGGATGGCCAGGTGTATTACACCGACCATAGCCTGAACCCCGAACCTGTATTGGGTGTGGAGGATCCAGAAACCTTGCAGGTATTTATCTACCCCAACCCCGCACAAGACAGGTTAAAACTTGTTTTACCTGAGACTCAGGATACCAGAGCAGTGGTGATCTATGATTTTACTGGGCGAATGGTTCAGCATTATGATCATCTGGAGAGCCAGGAACTTGACCTGAATGTCAGCTTTTGGCCACGGGGCTTGTATACCATTCAGGTGCTGATGGAGGACACCTCCAAATCTCAAAAAGTGCTGCTCAGGTAG
- a CDS encoding DUF1624 domain-containing protein — MTATPIHSRITSIDLLRGVVIVLMALDHVRDYFHYDAFFYDPTDLTQTNGAIFFTRFITHFCAPVFVFLAGTSAFLVGERRGKKVLSGWLIKRGAWLIIAEITIIKLGWFFQLDFSLIVLQVIWVLGISMVFLAGIIHLPRKLTIALCLLVVFGHDAFNSFQPSESWSGVWSFLHVFSIVPVGSVAIFVGYPMIPWIFVMPLGYYLGQLYTPGTDPEYRIAKLRQIGLGAFLLFVIIRFTNLYGDPVIWTVQKNLGLTIMSFFNVSKYPPSLLYLLVTLGPAIYLLSLAERWKGTLASYMVTVGRVPMFYYIIHIYIIHIGGAIAAMLTGFSFSDMVINVWVTEEPQLDGYGFGLWVVYALWLLLIVGLYPVCKWYYQYKQNHRNQWWLSYL; from the coding sequence ATGACCGCCACACCTATCCACTCAAGAATCACCTCTATTGATCTGCTCAGGGGAGTCGTTATTGTACTGATGGCACTTGATCATGTGAGGGACTACTTTCATTACGACGCTTTTTTCTACGATCCCACGGACCTTACCCAGACCAACGGAGCCATTTTTTTCACGCGATTCATCACGCATTTTTGCGCCCCGGTCTTCGTCTTTTTGGCGGGCACCTCGGCCTTTTTGGTGGGTGAGCGCAGAGGCAAAAAAGTGCTTTCCGGCTGGCTGATTAAGCGTGGTGCCTGGCTGATCATTGCTGAGATTACCATTATCAAGCTGGGCTGGTTTTTCCAGTTAGACTTTTCCTTGATCGTGCTACAGGTCATCTGGGTGCTAGGAATCTCCATGGTCTTCCTGGCAGGTATTATTCACCTGCCCCGGAAACTCACAATTGCCCTCTGTCTGCTGGTGGTCTTCGGGCACGATGCCTTTAATAGCTTCCAGCCTTCAGAAAGCTGGAGTGGCGTCTGGTCCTTCCTGCATGTTTTTTCGATTGTCCCCGTGGGTTCGGTAGCCATTTTTGTGGGCTATCCCATGATCCCGTGGATCTTCGTGATGCCACTGGGCTACTATCTGGGGCAGCTCTACACTCCCGGCACGGACCCGGAATACCGTATAGCCAAACTCCGGCAGATCGGGCTTGGTGCCTTTCTACTTTTTGTGATCATCAGGTTCACCAACCTCTATGGCGATCCCGTCATCTGGACCGTACAGAAAAACCTGGGGCTCACCATTATGTCGTTTTTCAACGTCTCCAAATACCCCCCATCGCTGCTTTATCTGCTGGTGACGCTGGGGCCGGCCATCTACCTCCTCTCCCTGGCCGAAAGGTGGAAGGGAACCCTGGCCAGCTACATGGTGACCGTAGGCCGGGTACCTATGTTTTATTACATCATTCACATCTACATCATTCACATCGGTGGGGCGATTGCCGCCATGCTCACCGGCTTCTCGTTTTCTGATATGGTGATCAATGTGTGGGTCACCGAGGAGCCACAGCTGGACGGCTATGGCTTTGGACTGTGGGTGGTGTATGCCCTATGGCTGCTGCTGATTGTGGGGCTGTACCCTGTGTGCAAGTGGTACTATCAGTACAAGCAAAACCACCGGAACCAATGGTGGCTGAGTTATTTGTAG